One genomic region from candidate division WOR-3 bacterium encodes:
- a CDS encoding Rne/Rng family ribonuclease: MENGIFINSFDDELRVAVIENGRLSDIFIETFDKKKLVGDIYKGIVTQVNTGLNAAFIDIGQEKAAFLPLSEVMSDSIEFEGEVPEEKQRLEKGKVIYLQITKSPMGKKGPRATTYISIPGRYSVLMPGRKIVGISRKIKNRDEKKRLKSLGRELISKDFGIILRTEAQNRTKDEILSDLDLLKSKWREIEDLSKKKEAPALLHTEDDPIMRILRDHLLGSTEQLVIDNPQLFKRIQRYLSSTNKSGDLLKKIKLYNERLPVFEHFGIEDEITKLFSPVVPLLSGAYLIFQHTEALVAIDVNSGRYSTINNPEELAYKINLEAAREIAKQTRLRNLGGLIVIDFIDMQSEEHRRAVRAEFEKHLAKDKTNYYTLPISELGLLQMTRKRTGPSVVQNLQKNCPFCKGSGLLFEDYYITGSMKRWLRNISAKLSGKIIQIRCPRRLYEFISNQLSVFFVSLAKEKNISVEAVLDPSAAGDQISVWCVNDNIEISRWDGGFLPDIEVK; the protein is encoded by the coding sequence ATGGAAAATGGAATATTCATCAACTCATTCGATGACGAATTGCGTGTAGCAGTAATAGAGAACGGGAGGCTGTCGGACATATTTATTGAGACTTTCGACAAAAAGAAGCTTGTCGGTGATATTTACAAGGGAATTGTCACTCAGGTCAATACAGGATTGAACGCCGCCTTCATCGATATAGGGCAGGAAAAAGCCGCCTTTCTGCCCCTTTCTGAAGTCATGTCGGATTCGATAGAATTTGAAGGCGAGGTTCCCGAAGAAAAACAACGGCTTGAAAAAGGAAAAGTAATATACCTTCAGATTACCAAATCCCCGATGGGGAAAAAGGGACCGCGAGCGACCACATACATTTCGATACCCGGAAGATATTCAGTACTTATGCCCGGCAGAAAAATTGTCGGTATATCGAGAAAGATCAAAAACCGCGACGAGAAAAAAAGACTGAAATCCCTTGGTCGCGAATTGATATCAAAGGATTTCGGAATAATATTAAGAACCGAAGCGCAAAACAGGACAAAAGATGAAATCCTTTCCGACCTCGATTTACTTAAATCCAAGTGGAGGGAAATTGAAGATCTTTCTAAAAAGAAAGAAGCCCCGGCTTTGCTTCACACGGAAGACGATCCAATCATGAGGATATTGCGAGATCACCTTCTGGGTTCGACGGAACAGCTCGTCATAGACAACCCTCAATTGTTCAAAAGAATACAAAGATATCTTTCTTCTACAAACAAATCCGGTGACCTTCTGAAAAAAATCAAGCTTTACAATGAAAGATTACCCGTGTTTGAACATTTCGGGATAGAAGACGAAATAACAAAACTTTTCTCTCCCGTGGTCCCCCTTCTGTCGGGCGCTTATCTTATATTTCAGCACACCGAAGCTCTGGTCGCCATAGACGTCAACAGCGGCAGATACTCTACAATAAACAACCCCGAAGAGCTCGCGTACAAGATAAACCTCGAAGCCGCAAGAGAAATAGCAAAACAAACGAGATTGAGAAACCTCGGAGGCCTTATTGTCATTGATTTCATTGACATGCAGTCGGAAGAGCACAGAAGGGCTGTAAGGGCTGAATTCGAAAAGCATTTGGCAAAAGATAAAACCAATTATTACACGCTTCCCATAAGCGAACTTGGTCTCCTTCAGATGACTCGTAAAAGAACAGGTCCTTCCGTCGTTCAAAATCTCCAGAAAAACTGTCCTTTCTGTAAAGGGTCCGGACTCCTCTTCGAAGATTATTACATTACAGGCTCGATGAAACGCTGGCTGAGAAACATTTCCGCAAAACTGTCAGGCAAAATAATTCAGATAAGGTGCCCTCGCAGGCTTTACGAATTCATATCCAACCAACTGTCCGTATTTTTCGTTTCGCTCGCAAAAGAAAAAAACATAAGTGTGGAAGCCGTTCTCGATCCTTCGGCGGCTGGAGATCAAATATCAGTGTGGTGCGTCAACGACAACATTGAAATCAGCCGCTGGGACGGAGGATTTCTTCCTGACATAGAAGTCAAATGA
- a CDS encoding ketoacyl-ACP synthase III: protein MYRAKIYGTGSYVPDKIITNKDFEKYLDTSDEWITERSGIKERRWVRDDQATSDMVIEASKKAIESSGIDPDKIDMIIIATISPDHLFPSTACIVQNKLHLKNIPAFDISAACTGFIYAMEIARNFIANKTAKYILVAAAEILSKIADKEDRSTVVLFGDGAGAVILGPSEGKSGIISTKIYSDGSLAKLLELPAGGSRHPSTEETVKNRMHYLKMQGNETYKHAVTKMGNVAIEVLKQAGLTGKDVKVFIPHQANYRIMESTAVRAGIDIDKVYITIHKYGNMSAATIPVALDEAVREGTIKPGDVVLLDAFGGGLTWGATVLKW from the coding sequence ATGTACAGGGCAAAAATTTACGGAACCGGCTCTTACGTCCCGGATAAGATAATAACGAACAAAGACTTCGAGAAATATCTGGACACATCGGACGAGTGGATTACGGAAAGATCCGGAATTAAAGAAAGAAGATGGGTCAGAGACGATCAGGCAACATCAGACATGGTCATTGAAGCATCAAAAAAAGCGATAGAGAGCTCCGGTATTGATCCGGACAAGATCGACATGATTATAATCGCTACAATATCCCCCGACCATCTTTTTCCTTCAACCGCATGCATAGTCCAGAATAAACTGCACCTCAAAAACATCCCCGCTTTCGATATTTCAGCGGCCTGTACAGGTTTTATTTATGCGATGGAAATCGCCCGGAATTTTATAGCCAATAAAACAGCGAAATACATACTTGTAGCCGCCGCTGAAATTCTGTCCAAAATAGCCGACAAAGAAGATAGAAGCACGGTGGTCCTTTTCGGAGACGGGGCTGGTGCTGTAATTCTAGGTCCTTCGGAAGGCAAAAGCGGCATCATATCAACAAAAATATATTCCGATGGAAGCCTGGCAAAACTTCTCGAACTCCCTGCCGGCGGATCTAGGCATCCTTCGACGGAAGAAACGGTCAAGAACAGAATGCACTATCTTAAAATGCAGGGAAACGAAACATACAAGCACGCTGTCACAAAAATGGGAAATGTTGCAATAGAGGTTCTCAAACAGGCCGGCTTGACGGGTAAAGACGTGAAGGTATTCATACCTCATCAGGCCAATTACAGAATAATGGAATCCACAGCAGTACGAGCCGGAATAGACATTGATAAAGTTTACATAACCATCCATAAATACGGCAACATGTCTGCGGCGACAATTCCGGTCGCTCTTGACGAAGCCGTCAGAGAAGGAACCATAAAACCCGGAGACGTCGTTCTTCTCGACGCTTTCGGCGGCGGACTGACTTGGGGAGCCACGGTCCTGAAGTGGTAA
- a CDS encoding DUF2344 domain-containing protein, translated as MGSHGPEVVKNDLDDILRKVEHPTRYIGSEFHSVNNPEDALVLLCYPDIYEIGMSNLGLQILRRVLLNNGYGVERVYCPAQDLEKALLSGKFPLFSLESRIPVSDFSVLGFSLECELDITNIINILFLGGIPVSRLDRSDGDPVVIAGGASVLNPSPWSHFIDAFVIGEAEDVILHIACLARQYRQKLLRRTEFVEELSRLKGVYVPGITNTDVEYLRVEELKYEQAPLPPLLPHMQIIHDRHVVEITRGCARSCKFCQAGCVSRKVRHRNAEDVVRIAKEGLESTGWEELSLLSLSVSDHPELGSILGELFPYLKKNHIFLSLPSLRADSVSEETLRIAGILGHRTLTLAPEAGNESLRSDVGKTMKDNDIFSSIEKALRNSFSRIKFYFMVGLPGETDRDVEDIADLAIEISKAMKKNSFKISIAPFVPRPHTPFETCPQSTPEEITGKYRLISEKLKKIRRFVNFRDPRTAAVEGIIARGGHEISTVAVEAFRKGSRFDQWIENFSFDVWRSSMEKAGIDFSAELRNTNGGSGRWDKIRTGSRSDFFNVQRKNDSAISMPVKSFLNVTEAEETIFHYRLKYSKELPLRFISHLELTTAVLRSLKRAGIKMPYTKGKRPKPAVNFGPPLPCGAVSNTELLDFSSTNLLEKSAHKKLQEHFPVGISPLDIFFFEKSHPPITSSELEIKYLCRNYEADRQTVEDFFSKTSCTIERNTKGRKKTLDMKKYLMKIENTCEGTVFSVIYNSTGSVRPAELEKYFGIEQDTIWERTEIIQR; from the coding sequence TTGGGGAGCCACGGTCCTGAAGTGGTAAAAAATGACCTGGATGATATATTACGCAAAGTAGAACATCCGACCAGATACATAGGCAGCGAATTCCATTCGGTTAATAATCCCGAAGATGCTCTTGTCCTTCTTTGCTATCCTGATATTTACGAGATAGGAATGTCAAATCTCGGTCTTCAGATACTCAGACGAGTCCTGCTGAACAACGGATATGGCGTCGAACGAGTTTATTGCCCGGCACAGGATCTCGAGAAAGCGTTGTTGTCGGGTAAATTTCCTCTTTTTTCACTCGAAAGCAGAATCCCGGTCAGCGATTTTTCAGTTTTGGGATTCTCTCTCGAATGCGAACTCGACATAACCAATATTATTAACATTCTTTTTCTGGGTGGAATCCCTGTTTCGCGCCTCGACCGCTCCGATGGAGATCCCGTTGTCATCGCCGGAGGAGCCTCCGTTCTGAATCCGTCGCCGTGGTCTCACTTCATAGATGCTTTCGTAATCGGCGAAGCCGAAGACGTAATTCTTCATATCGCTTGTTTAGCCAGACAATACAGACAAAAGCTGCTGCGAAGGACAGAATTCGTCGAAGAATTATCCCGTCTCAAGGGCGTTTACGTGCCGGGTATCACTAATACTGACGTCGAATACCTGCGGGTTGAAGAATTAAAATACGAGCAGGCTCCGCTTCCGCCTCTTCTTCCTCACATGCAGATAATCCACGACAGACATGTCGTCGAGATTACAAGAGGCTGTGCTAGATCCTGCAAGTTTTGCCAGGCAGGCTGTGTTTCAAGAAAAGTCCGGCATAGAAACGCCGAAGACGTAGTGAGAATAGCGAAAGAAGGACTGGAATCGACCGGATGGGAAGAACTTTCCCTTTTGAGCCTTTCAGTCAGCGATCATCCGGAACTCGGCTCGATACTTGGCGAACTGTTCCCCTATCTGAAAAAAAATCACATCTTCCTGTCCCTGCCTTCACTGCGCGCCGACAGCGTCAGTGAAGAAACACTAAGAATAGCAGGCATTCTCGGACACAGAACACTCACTCTCGCTCCTGAAGCCGGAAACGAATCTCTCAGATCAGACGTCGGAAAAACGATGAAAGACAATGACATATTCAGTTCAATTGAAAAAGCTCTGCGAAACAGTTTCAGCAGGATCAAATTCTACTTCATGGTCGGACTTCCCGGAGAAACTGATAGAGACGTAGAAGACATAGCTGATTTGGCAATCGAAATTTCCAAAGCCATGAAAAAAAACAGCTTCAAGATATCTATTGCTCCTTTCGTACCGAGGCCTCATACTCCGTTTGAAACATGTCCGCAGTCAACTCCCGAAGAAATCACCGGAAAATACCGCCTGATATCCGAAAAATTGAAAAAAATCAGAAGATTCGTCAATTTCAGGGATCCCAGAACCGCCGCCGTAGAAGGCATCATAGCAAGGGGGGGGCACGAAATCTCAACAGTCGCGGTCGAGGCTTTCAGGAAAGGATCGAGGTTCGATCAGTGGATTGAAAATTTCAGTTTCGACGTCTGGCGTTCTTCCATGGAAAAAGCCGGAATAGACTTTTCAGCGGAGCTCAGGAACACAAACGGCGGGTCAGGAAGATGGGATAAAATCAGAACCGGTTCACGAAGCGATTTTTTCAACGTTCAACGGAAAAACGATTCCGCCATTTCAATGCCCGTAAAATCGTTTTTAAACGTAACCGAAGCCGAAGAGACGATCTTTCACTACAGGCTAAAATATTCAAAAGAACTCCCCCTCCGTTTTATTTCACATCTTGAACTGACAACAGCAGTTTTGAGATCTTTGAAAAGAGCCGGTATCAAAATGCCTTACACAAAAGGCAAAAGACCGAAACCCGCTGTAAATTTCGGACCTCCTCTTCCGTGCGGTGCCGTGTCAAATACCGAACTTTTAGATTTTTCATCGACGAACTTGCTCGAAAAGAGCGCTCATAAAAAGCTGCAAGAGCATTTTCCTGTGGGCATATCTCCTCTCGATATATTTTTTTTCGAGAAAAGCCACCCGCCGATAACGTCTTCCGAACTCGAAATAAAATACTTGTGCAGAAATTATGAAGCAGACAGACAAACGGTGGAAGATTTTTTCTCGAAAACTTCTTGCACTATAGAAAGGAACACAAAAGGCAGAAAAAAGACTTTGGACATGAAAAAATACCTGATGAAAATTGAAAACACCTGCGAGGGTACTGTTTTCAGCGTTATATACAACAGCACCGGATCAGTAAGGCCAGCGGAATTGGAGAAATATTTTGGAATCGAACAAGACACGATTTGGGAAAGAACGGAAATAATACAGAGGTAA